The Papaver somniferum cultivar HN1 unplaced genomic scaffold, ASM357369v1 unplaced-scaffold_114, whole genome shotgun sequence region TTTCCTTTGAAGTTCAAATCTAATTGTATTTCATCCCTAATAGTTCATAATGCACTCATAAGACCCGGAGTTGCATTATTATATTGCAACCAAAACCGTTGCAGTCAATAGTAGAATACTTCAAATTCCAAATCGTTCAAATTAAATGAATATTAATAATTTAATATCtctttaaattaataaaatttagtGGTCCCAAGGCTATTAAATTATAGAGGTTTAACTGTAGAAGAATTTATGgaactatgtatgtttatggaatTATATTATATTGTTAATTATTTGATTACTGTTAGACTTTGTTatagataaaattttaattttgttgGATTGAATAGAGTCGATTACTCGATTTAGAGCCAGCTTTTTAAATCGTAAATTAATTCATGActcattttttcattttcaagaatCGAATCATATGTTGAATCATGAATGGTTGATTCACTATcaattttaatatatatatatacttgtcaTGATATTTAGTCGATGTAATGTAATTTAGgatgaaaataatctattttaacACAACTATTACGGAGTGTAACATGATTTTGTAATTAAAATTATTATATAATTCAAAATGTGTGAATTATAATAAAAGCGCCCACACGGCTCAGTGGATTGGAGGACTATAACGGTATATGTCTCAGGGTCAAAACCCCCCGCTCACAATCGTTGACCGAAACGAGAATCTTATAGTTTATAAGAGATTCGATTCTCTTTTCCGATTCTACTTGTTTTCTAAAATATTGGCACGACTCGTACAAGTGTACAAGTTTTAAAACCCTTATTTAGAGGAGTACTCTTTTAACTTGGGAATTAGTATATATTTTGAATTTATTAATGTCCGTAGATCTAGAGTGAAGCACTCCCTCATGGTTTTTATTCATCTACCtcattttttaggtttaggttgtGAAACTTGAAAATTCCTTAATGTATGATTTCTCTTTTAGTGTTGAAATTTGTATTTTCGTGGATTTATGAATGTTCGTAGAGTTTATCATTTACAAAGATAAATAACCGAGATACGGCAAGATTCGATCGTCGAAAGAAGACTTGAAGAAACCTAAAGTTCAGGGCGACCCTGACTTTTTAGTGGCCCAAAGCAAATTATTATTTTGTGGCCTACCAGGTGTGAGTTAAATGGATCGAAATTTCTAAAAATCGTAATCCAAAAGATCAAAATGTTTGCATAAAATTTTGATATTGTGCATGAAgtctttaattatataaaaactaGATAATTTAATTTAGTATATTTGACCTTAATTGATGCTCCctttatttctaaaaaaaaatgttatttttcttttctaatttgGCATATTTTTAGGCCAAAATAAAAAGGTGCAGTAACACttttttaggaacagacgttgtATACAATTAAATCTTAATATACAAGGGATGTGTCTATAGTTTTTAGTTGTCTATGGATGTGTCTATAGTTTTCATCCGTTCATCGCTTAGGTTTTAAGATatgagaaaaataaacaaaaacaaaactaactaatcattatcaagaaaataaaatggCTTCGTCTTTTCATTCTTAGatttactactccctccgttccattttacttgatattttagggttttttttatgttccaaaatagatgagtGTTTAGATATTTTTCCTAAACTCTCACTAATTTGTCCTTGTTTTGGAATCATACCATACCATTAATTTTCATTGAAATCAGTAAATggataattaatctaatttttaAATCCATTTCATGGAGGATAAATACTCTAATCTAATTTTTAAATCCATTTCATAGAGGAAAAATACTCTATCCCAAGTTTATAACGGGATCCGTAATTTACACTAAATATAGAAACTAAAAACTAGGTATTTTAAATTTTTAGGAAGCTATAAATATGAgtagatttgaaaaaaaaaattattctctatATTATTTCTTAATCTGCATGAAAAACTCTACAACGTCAAGTAAAATGGAACTGAGGGAAAACAACTAAATCATTTACTCAAAATTGGTTGTTTATTAAGACATGTTCGGAATAGTGAATATATTTGTGAGATATGCAAATTTAGTTACTTGTCCGTTATAGAATTCATTGTTATTGATGTGGCCTAGTTAAATGCTCATCttctaataaaacaaaataaatttttgTGGCCCTTTGGTGGCCTTAAGCAAGCACCCCTTTGATCTTTACGGTTCTGCTAAAGTTGTTGCGGAACCTGATATAGTCCCTATGAAAGTCTATGTTTTCGGGTTAGGTAAGTACCATCTAATAGAAGATGGTAAGGAACACATATTGACGaatattacatatatatatatatatatgatcaaatTTTCAGTTATTATCATTGTGGTTCCCTCGTTTCAGTCATTAGGAATTACAAGGACATTACATAGCATAGTCCTAGATTTCAATacacaaaattagttaaaaaggccaaaatcaacaattcctggatgaaatggacagttagattttgatactgtttaaatggataaaaatgtaaaaataggcaggatgtaaccagttttatcgtgcccattttcaaatattttttcttatttttaatttacataggatgtatccagtttcatccttgctattttttaaatttaagcttactattattttttttggctaTTTTActtaaactattttttactcgtccatttgaaccgtgatttaaaaatatttggacaaatgacccattttacgATTTCAATAAGATAATTAAAAGAGTAGGATAGCAAAGTTTTTTTTGACAGAGGAGAATCTTGTTATTTTGACCCCTCCGGCGAAAAAACATATCCGGATTCCGGTTCTTTGTTTTGACCCCTCGGGCGAAACATCTTCCCTACGTCACTGTCAAACGCACTTTCCTTTTTCACTGACCGTACCTTATCTGCAGtcattttttgaaatttgaaaaccAATTTCCCTTTCCCGCTTATAATCCCCAAATTCGTTCCGtcttctaaaaaaaatcaaatcccaCTCTCAAACTCTAACCTGGTAGTCGATTCGACTATGCTAACACGATCATCTACGGTTTcaaactcagaaaccctaatttctctcttcATCTCATGATCTAGGGTTTCAATTTCTTGATTCCTTCACCAATTTCACTGTAGTAGAAGAAAACCAGAGAAGAAGAATGTATATCAAGGAGATATGTTTAGAAGGGTTTAAATCATATGCGACTAGAACAGTTGTGGCTGGATTTGATCCATTTTTCAATGCAATTACGGGTTTAAACGGTTCTGGGAAATCAAATATTCTCGATTCGATCTGTTTTGTACTTGGAATCACGAATTTGCAACAAGTACGGGCTTCCAATCTTCAGGAATTGGTGTATAAACAAGGTCAAGCTGGAATTACTAAAGCTACTGTTTCAGTTGTTTTTCAGAATTCGGATACGAATCGAAGCCCTCTCGGTTACGAATATCATTCAGAAATCACTGTAACCAGACAGGTATAGATATATGTGTGTTCATTTCTCACAATTTTGAATTTCGgacacgaaaccctaattttgtgtgtgttttggggTATAATTATGATTTTAGTGTTGATATTTATGCCAATTTGGTCAATTGGGGCAATTAAAACCTAGTACATTAATGGATTTCGCTTTCTTAACTGTTTGCACTGCGACATGGTGGAATTATATGCATTGACGACGTATTTGTAGATTCCGGTTATTGTTCAAATAGCAGGACCTGAAATTTCCATTTGTGTACTTTCAAATGCACCTCAGGACTGGTATTTTAGAGTTAGAAGTGGTGCAAAAGTTGGGGGATATTTCATTCTTGATGATATTAGGGTCTTTTGTTGATGTCATTATTGATGTCGGTCATGTGAGCTTAGATTCATTACTGTATCCATTGATCCGTTTTACGTATTTGTAGATTCGGATATATACTTGTAAACAATTTGAGTTTACATAAACTATAATAACAGCATAGACCTTATCGTCGTTATGTGAATTTGGTACGAGTTTCCGTTCTGTTGAGATAATTGATATAACAGGTCTTTATTGTTATGTTTAGATTGTGTTTGGCGGAAGAAACAAGTACCTTATCAATGGACGTGTTGCACAACCTAAGCAAGTTCAGAATCTATTTCATTCCGTGCAGCTCAATGTTAACAATCCGCATTTCTTAATTATGCAAGGGCGCATCACTAAGGTTTTAAACATGAAACCTCCTGAGATTTTATCTATGCTTGAAGAGGCTGCTGGAACAAGAATGTACGAGACCAAGAAGGAGGATGCCTTAAAGACACTTGAGAAGAAGCAAAGCAAAGTTGACGAGATTAACAGGCTTCTTAACTGTGAAATACTGCCTGCTTTAGAGAAGCTGAGGAAAGAAAAGCGTCAATACATGGAGTGGGCTAATAGTAATGCTGAACTAGACAGGCTTAGAAGGTTTTGTGTTGCTTTTGATTTTGTTCAGGCAGAGCGGATAAGGGATAGTGCTCTCAATGGGGTGGAGCAAATTTCGGCCAACATAGCTCAGATTGACACTGATGCAAGAAGTATGAAGCTGAATATTCAGGATATGGAGACGAATATATCAAATTTGACTGCTGAAAAAGATGCTATCTTGGGTGGTGAGGTAAAAACTTTGTCAGAAAAGGTGGATATTTTGTCCTGTGACCTGGTGAAGGCAACAACTGTGTTGAAAAATCAAGAGGATTCCCTTGGTGCAGAAAAAAGGAACGCCGAAAAGGTAACTTAGATGTTTTTTTGCTCCTAAAATTCTCTGAATTTCTTGCAATCCATCTATTCCTTCATATCGGGGAGTTACTTCGTATGATTCTGATTTAGTTTGGTGCCTACTTGTTGATGTTTTTCCAGCATGCAAAAAGTATTGAAGATATTAAAAGATCTATTGAGGTAATGGATTCCGCAGTTAGAAAGGCTGAAGATGGAGCTGCAGATCTCAAAAAGAGATTTAGTGACCTCTCTAAGAATTTGGAAGACTATGAAAAGGAGTACCAGGTAAGCATATGAATATACACTGCTCTGTGTCAAGAGATTTTGTAGGTGCATGACATTTAATTGCAGACCGAGCTTTTCATCCTAAGAAATCAAGTCTCCTGTTGACAGGGTGTACTAGCTGGTAAGAGCAGTGGGAATGAGGATAAATGCATGGAAGAGCAATTAGCTGATGCTAAAGCTGCTGTTGGTACAGCTGAAACCGAATTGAAACAGCTGAAAACAAAAATTAGTCACTGTGAGAAGGAGCTGGTTGAGAAAAGGCAGCAGTTGATGTCAAAGGGTGCAGAAGCTGTTGCTGTAGAGAATGAACTGCATAACTATAGGTCGGATTTGGAGAAAATTGAGATGGCTCTGGAATCTGTTACCTACAATGAGGGTCAAATGGAAGCTTTGCAAAAGGTATGGATCTTAACTGTATGGCTCAGACCAAATTTAAAGTTATTGTTCAAATAGTAGTACCTGAACTTTACATTTATGTGCCATCAAATGCACCTCAGGACCGGAAGTTAGAATTAGAAGTGGTGCAAAAGTTGAGGGATGAGACTCAACTTCTGTCAGGTCAATCAGCAAGAGCTCAGTTCACATACCGCGACCCAGTGAAGGATTTTGACAGGTCAAAGGTAAAGGGCATGGTTGCAAAGCTTGTTAAAGTGAAGGATAGTTCCACATTGACTGCTTTGGAGgtaagatatttaatagtcgtcAGTGTTTTGTTTTATTATGTAGTCTATTTTCATGGACTTACCAATACAGAGACTTGTCGAATTTCATGCTGCATTACCTATGCAGGTTACAGCAGGAGGCAAATTATATAATGTTGTTGTAGACAATGAAGATATAGGAGCACAGCTAATCGAGAAAGGTGGGCTTCGAAACAGAGTAACCATTGTACCGCTGAACAAAATCCAACACAATGTTCTTCACGCAGATGTTCAACAGGATGCTGTGACAATAGTTAGTAACAGAAACTTCTTTCCACATACCCTTTGCTTCTTTGTACTTGATAAAATTAGAAAACATGTCCTTTTTCCAGGTTGGTGATGGGAATGGAGAAATTGCACTGTCTTCGGTTGTATATGATGAGGAAGTAAAGGTACAAAATCTGTTGCTATATTTGGGTTATGTTATTAGATCTAGTTTGTTATAGTAATGATTGATTTTTGATTGCAGGCTGCAGTAGAACATGTGTTCGGTTCAACCTTTATTTGTAGAACTAGTGATGCTGCGAAGGAGGTATACCCTTCACCCATGGATTTATATTTGCATTCATGGCCTCCCATGGGGTCACTAGTTTAAAATTGCTAGTTTGCTACTATGACTTATCACATACCATTATGTTGTTTAAAAGTACCTGTACATATGTTTTGTGGTCCACAAGTAATGACTGTAAACATCCATAACTAAATATTGAACTTGTCGTGCATAATTATTACTCAGACAGACATTGTCTCAAAATAAACAGCTCTCAGCAGAGGTTCAGTACGTAACAAGACTTTGCACACCTTTTGATTTGATATTTCTATCACAATTTTGTGTAGGTGACTGAGAAATGTAAAATTTCATGTGTTACTCTTCAAGGCGATAAATTTCGGCAAAATGGTCTTGTGACCGGTGGTCACCGCAAGTGGGTAGCTTCTCTACTTGCACATTATCGctttttcttccttttccttGGATTTTTGGTTTTCCTTTACAGCTATGTTTTCTAACTTCACCTCTTATGTTTGTAGGCAAGATCAGGAACTGCTAAGGATTCTTCATGCCTTAGCAGAAGCAGAATCAAAGCTTTCGTTTCATGAGAAGAGACTTTTGGATATCGAAAACAAGGTCGATATTCTTTCTTCCTACATTTTCTTCTCATGGAGTCTGACAACTCTATATGTAAACCCAGAGTTCTCATGAACCTTTTAATCAGTGCCTTGTATACAATTCTAATGCCTAGATACATCCATGAGTTTCGTAGCCCATTTTGTCATTATCATAGTTTTTcgctttaattttgtttttctaaattATCAACATTACATGGTTTGGCATTCGTGAAAACTCAGAGATTCTCAAATTGCAAGGGCCTATCACTTTACAAGTAGTTCTGCACTTCAATTGTTAATCCTGTGTTTTTCGTATACATAAGTGTTGTTTTTCACTAAGATAGTAGTTAGCTTCCAAATGTCCTGTTCTTTTCTAGTGAGGGGTGTTAGTATGCAGTGTAAAGCTATAAAAATAGTTTGTTTGTCTTTTCACAATTTCTGTTCCTGGCTGCAGATTTCCCAGCTACAACCTCTACAGAAGAAGTTCATGGACCTTAAATCTCAGTTGGAACTGAAGACTTATgaactttcactttttcaaagcAGAGCTGAGCAGAATGAGCATCACAAGGTTCTCATTAAATTTTGACTCATTAAGAAAAATTAGTTCAGTTTAATACTTTTAATTGACATAATCCTGAATCTTTATCGATTCACATTTGTAATGTAGCTAGCTGAATTAGTAAAAAAGATTGAGCAGGAGCTTGATGAAGCAAAGCACAGCATAAAAAAGAAACAACTTCTGTATGACCAGTGTGTATCAACTGTGTCATCGCTGGGAAACTCTATCAAGGAACATACTAATAAGCGGGAGAGCAGACTAAATGAGTTGGACAAAAAGATCAAGGAAACAAAACTTCTGATGCAGTCTTCTTCCAAGGATCTCAAGGTAAATCGTGGAAATGGCGGTCTGCGTTTCAATTTATTTACTTTACTGAACTTCGTCCTATGTTCAATGACTTAACATTATCGGACCATTGGTGTGAATGTATCATTTTCTGTTCTGTTCATGCATTACTACTTTACTGAACTTCATCCTATGGTTTACCTTCTTCTGTTCATGCATTATGGTAGGAATATGAAAATGAGAGAGAACGGCTTATTATGGAAAAAGAAGCTGTTATTCAAGAGCATGCCTCACTGGAAAGTCAATTAGCTGATCTAGAGACTCAGATTAGCAGCCTCGCAGTTGATGTAGATGGACATAGAGCCAAGGTATGTCATGGCGTGTTTTAGCTAGGTAGTTCCATGGAGCTCAAAGGTTTACCACTTCTGTTTCCCTCATGCAGGTCAGTTCCATCAATCATGACCTCGATCAAGCTCAATCTGAACTCGGTTTAGTAGGTACGAAGATGAGAGAGTGCGACTCTCAAATTAGCGGCCTAGTGAAAGAGCAGCAGAATCTTCAGCATAAACTTTCTGAGGCAAATCtggagagaaagaaaatggaaaaTGAGGTTCTGTGTTGCCATGTATTGCATCTCATAGGAACTACTTAATAATTTTATTGATATTTAATTTTCTGCTATAGATGAAAAGGATGGAGATAGAACAGAAAGATTGTTCTTTGAAGGTTACTAAGCTCTTAGAGAAGCATAGCTGGATTGCTGCTGAGAAACAACTTTTCGGAAAAAGTGGGACCGATTATGATTTCTCTTCTTGCAACCCTCACAAATCAAGGGAGCAATTGGAAAAACTCCAAGCTGACCAATCAAAGTACACGCTTTCATTTAATTTTGTTTCTtatcaacttcttcttccttgAAGTATCAGTTCTCCTCACATTGGCTGAGTTTATGGAGTGTTATGATAATAGAATTGTTTGCCTGATCTTCTGCATAAGCTGAAGGTTGTTTTTTGAAGGCAGCCTGGAGAAGAGAGTCAATAAGAAAGTCATCGCATTGTCTGAGAAAGCAGAAGATGAGTACAATGACCTAGTAGCCAAGAAAACCATCATTGAGGTTTGTTGTTGCCTCTTTCAAAATCTTGATATAGCGCCTTAATTTTATGCCATGATACTCGTGCTTTCTGCACTGATTTTTATTTTATACTGCATTTTTTTTCAGAATGATAAATTGAAAATCAAGATGGTTATTCAAGAGCTAGATGAGAAGAAAAAGGAGACACTCAAAGTTACATGGGTTAAAGTTACCAAGTAAGTTTGCAGTTTTTTAGTTCAAATGATATCTTCTGCTGCACATACTCAAATATTGATGTGACCGGTTCTGAGTTTCACACCGAGCTTTTTACAGGGATTTTGGATCCATCTTCTCTACCTTGTTACCTGGCACCATGGCTAAGCTGGAGCCTCCAGAAGGATGTAATTTCTTAGATGGCCTTGAGGTTCGTGTTGCATTCGGAAGCGTGTGGAAACAGTCCCTGTCCGAGCTTAGTGGAGGGCAACGATCTCTTCTTGCCCTTTCTCTCATTTTGGCATTGCTTCTCTTCAAACCAGCACCTCTCTATATTCTTGATGAGGTACAGTACTTCAGTAACATCTCCATTTCAGTACCCAGCTTCACCCAGCTAGTGTAAAGACAAGCTGTTGCTCAACATAACGGCCTAGAAATGATTTTGCGAGTAATTTTGCCTTGTTGGGGATGTGACAGACACCGAAAGATATTTATCCTTCTCTTTGTATGGATACTGATTTTCTCTAATTATAGGTTGATGCTGCGCTTGATCTCAGCCATACCCAGAACATTGGAAAGATGATAAAAAGTCATTTCCCGCATTCCCAGGTTTGACAAATCTTACTGTTTCATGCGTGTTTTTCATGGTAATTGTTTGGTTTTTAACCTTCTTAATCTATTTGTTTTCGTTGCAGTTCATTGTTGTATCCTTGAAAGAAGGGATGTTCAACAATGCAAATGTCATTTTCCGTACAAAATTCGTCGATGGTGTGTCCACAGTTCAGAGAACTGTTGCTCCAAAGCAGAAGTGATTCGTTCATCTTCTGGCAAATTTCACCATAACCTGGTTTCAACTCTGTTATATAATGTAATATCCTCTTCTTTTGTTTAGCACAGGACTACAATCTTGTATATAATATATATCATGTAATGTAATTTCTGGACAACTTGTGTAAAGATATTGAACTGGCATAGaacttctatatatatatatataaatttatcTGAGTACAAAATGCGGCTGTACAATTACACCGACTTAAATTGTAAATTACTAGTAATTTTACAACCAAAAACTTCACTATCAATCCTGGATAAAGAAGTGTAGGCCGATCAGATGCATCTACGCCAAAAAAATATTTAAGGCACGTCTAGTCCCTTGTATTTTGCATAAGTTCGAACCACTGAAACAAAAGACAGAAGACATACATGGTTAGACGAAGTCGTAATTGAAATATTTCTcaaacaaaaaaggaaaagaaaggtgAAAAAGAACACTTCGGTAAAATAAAGAGTGCAGGGACTTACCTGTCTAATCAGATCAGCAAGAGTACTGGGA contains the following coding sequences:
- the LOC113328809 gene encoding structural maintenance of chromosomes protein 2-1-like encodes the protein MYIKEICLEGFKSYATRTVVAGFDPFFNAITGLNGSGKSNILDSICFVLGITNLQQVRASNLQELVYKQGQAGITKATVSVVFQNSDTNRSPLGYEYHSEITVTRQIVFGGRNKYLINGRVAQPKQVQNLFHSVQLNVNNPHFLIMQGRITKVLNMKPPEILSMLEEAAGTRMYETKKEDALKTLEKKQSKVDEINRLLNCEILPALEKLRKEKRQYMEWANSNAELDRLRRFCVAFDFVQAERIRDSALNGVEQISANIAQIDTDARSMKLNIQDMETNISNLTAEKDAILGGEVKTLSEKVDILSCDLVKATTVLKNQEDSLGAEKRNAEKHAKSIEDIKRSIEVMDSAVRKAEDGAADLKKRFSDLSKNLEDYEKEYQGVLAGKSSGNEDKCMEEQLADAKAAVGTAETELKQLKTKISHCEKELVEKRQQLMSKGAEAVAVENELHNYRSDLEKIEMALESVTYNEGQMEALQKDRKLELEVVQKLRDETQLLSGQSARAQFTYRDPVKDFDRSKVKGMVAKLVKVKDSSTLTALEVTAGGKLYNVVVDNEDIGAQLIEKGGLRNRVTIVPLNKIQHNVLHADVQQDAVTIVGDGNGEIALSSVVYDEEVKAAVEHVFGSTFICRTSDAAKEVTEKCKISCVTLQGDKFRQNGLVTGGHRKQDQELLRILHALAEAESKLSFHEKRLLDIENKISQLQPLQKKFMDLKSQLELKTYELSLFQSRAEQNEHHKLAELVKKIEQELDEAKHSIKKKQLLYDQCVSTVSSLGNSIKEHTNKRESRLNELDKKIKETKLLMQSSSKDLKEYENERERLIMEKEAVIQEHASLESQLADLETQISSLAVDVDGHRAKVSSINHDLDQAQSELGLVGTKMRECDSQISGLVKEQQNLQHKLSEANLERKKMENEMKRMEIEQKDCSLKVTKLLEKHSWIAAEKQLFGKSGTDYDFSSCNPHKSREQLEKLQADQSNLEKRVNKKVIALSEKAEDEYNDLVAKKTIIENDKLKIKMVIQELDEKKKETLKVTWVKVTKDFGSIFSTLLPGTMAKLEPPEGCNFLDGLEVRVAFGSVWKQSLSELSGGQRSLLALSLILALLLFKPAPLYILDEVDAALDLSHTQNIGKMIKSHFPHSQFIVVSLKEGMFNNANVIFRTKFVDGVSTVQRTVAPKQK